The following coding sequences are from one Streptomyces venezuelae window:
- the cydB gene encoding cytochrome d ubiquinol oxidase subunit II has translation MSLETVWLALLGLLLAGYFVLGGYDYGAQMLHPFLGRDGQEEKRTSGNAALDAIAPFFLGNEVWLVAFAGVMFGAFPHLEGTLLSGMYPLIVAILAGLVLGNAAVQLRRRSRSARGRRAWDVLIVIGGAVPAVCWGLVVGLLLHGVPRRADGSFHIGLGEVFSPFVLVCGVTTVLLFAAHGATFVALRSEPELADRARKMAASLLVGVAAVGALALLLTVFGAGASMTNRTTSWIIAALIVAALGAAWWHLGRGNNVLAFAATCCATALPVLLLGAGHYPYLLITEAGAGLDIDHAITDDATLKILSGFGVLVIPTILAYQFWSWWAFRGRTGQRHPSYF, from the coding sequence ATGAGTCTGGAGACCGTCTGGCTGGCCCTCCTCGGCCTGCTACTCGCCGGGTACTTTGTACTCGGCGGCTACGACTACGGCGCACAGATGCTGCACCCCTTCCTCGGCCGAGACGGTCAGGAGGAGAAGCGCACCAGCGGAAACGCCGCCCTCGACGCCATCGCGCCGTTCTTCCTGGGCAACGAGGTCTGGCTGGTCGCCTTCGCCGGAGTCATGTTCGGTGCCTTCCCGCACCTCGAAGGCACCCTCCTGTCCGGCATGTACCCGCTGATCGTCGCGATCCTCGCCGGCCTGGTCCTCGGCAACGCCGCGGTCCAACTGCGCCGCCGCTCCCGCAGCGCCCGCGGCCGCCGGGCCTGGGACGTGCTGATCGTGATCGGCGGCGCCGTCCCCGCCGTGTGCTGGGGACTCGTCGTGGGGCTGCTGCTCCACGGGGTGCCGCGCCGCGCCGACGGCAGCTTCCACATCGGGCTCGGCGAGGTGTTCTCGCCGTTCGTGCTCGTCTGCGGCGTCACCACCGTGCTGCTCTTCGCGGCACACGGTGCGACCTTCGTCGCCCTGCGCTCCGAGCCCGAACTCGCCGACCGGGCACGGAAAATGGCCGCGAGCCTGCTCGTCGGCGTGGCCGCCGTCGGCGCCCTCGCCCTGCTCCTCACGGTCTTCGGCGCGGGCGCCTCCATGACGAACCGCACGACGTCGTGGATCATCGCCGCCCTGATCGTCGCCGCGCTCGGCGCCGCCTGGTGGCACCTCGGCCGCGGCAACAATGTCCTCGCGTTCGCCGCGACCTGCTGTGCCACCGCGCTGCCGGTGCTGCTCCTCGGGGCGGGCCACTACCCGTACCTCCTGATCACCGAGGCCGGCGCGGGCCTGGACATCGACCACGCCATCACGGACGACGCCACGCTGAAGATCCTCAGCGGCTTCGGGGTCCTGGTGATCCCGACGATCCTCGCCTACCAGTTCTGGAGCTGGTGGGCCTTCCGGGGGCGGACGGGACAGCGTCACCCCAGCTACTTCTGA
- a CDS encoding cytochrome ubiquinol oxidase subunit I, which translates to MSAADLARLQFAATTGIHWLFVILTMGLVPIVAIMHTRAAFTRDPATRAVRERMTRFWGQLYVINYAVGIVTGLVMEFQFGLSWSGLSKFAGNVFGAPLALETLIAFFAESTFLGMWIFGWGRLRRGVHVTLIWLVALTAYASGYWILIANGFMQHPVGYEVRDGAAYLTDFGALLTNSSALMALFHLSLGALTTGGCFVAGVSAWHYLRGTKETELFRPSLKLGLWVSTVASFFVVVVGEMQRPIIERTQPMKDAVLENSGVAEVQAQLVKEHGPGNYVPWQDTMRISMDVMTLIGNTVSTITFIALILLWKNRLMRWRWASWILVATIPFPFIASVGGWIVREVGRQPWIVYGELTVEDALSHVGKTSLLLSCILFIAIFVALAVTNWTLITKFALRGPDATQLGVSEPLPDDLPEGPAGSADEKQPVPAL; encoded by the coding sequence ATGAGCGCTGCGGATCTGGCCCGACTCCAGTTCGCGGCCACGACCGGCATCCACTGGCTGTTCGTGATCCTCACCATGGGACTCGTCCCCATCGTCGCGATCATGCACACCCGGGCCGCGTTCACCCGTGATCCCGCCACAAGAGCAGTCCGGGAGCGCATGACCCGCTTCTGGGGTCAGCTCTACGTCATCAACTACGCGGTCGGCATCGTCACCGGCCTCGTCATGGAGTTCCAGTTCGGGCTCAGCTGGAGCGGCCTCAGCAAGTTCGCGGGCAACGTCTTCGGCGCCCCGCTGGCCCTCGAAACCCTCATCGCCTTCTTCGCCGAGTCCACCTTCCTCGGCATGTGGATCTTCGGCTGGGGCCGGCTGCGCAGGGGCGTGCACGTCACGCTCATCTGGCTGGTCGCCCTCACCGCGTACGCCTCCGGGTACTGGATCCTGATCGCCAACGGCTTCATGCAGCACCCGGTCGGCTACGAAGTGCGCGACGGCGCCGCCTACCTGACCGACTTCGGGGCGCTGCTCACCAACTCCAGCGCCCTGATGGCGCTCTTCCACCTCTCGCTCGGCGCCCTGACGACGGGTGGCTGTTTCGTCGCCGGCGTCAGCGCCTGGCACTACCTGCGCGGCACCAAGGAGACCGAGCTCTTCCGGCCCTCCCTGAAGCTCGGGCTCTGGGTGTCGACGGTCGCCTCGTTCTTCGTCGTCGTCGTCGGCGAGATGCAGCGCCCCATCATCGAGCGCACGCAGCCCATGAAGGACGCGGTCCTGGAGAACAGCGGCGTCGCCGAAGTGCAGGCGCAGCTCGTCAAGGAGCACGGGCCGGGCAACTACGTGCCCTGGCAGGACACCATGCGGATCTCGATGGACGTGATGACGCTCATCGGCAACACGGTGTCCACCATCACCTTCATCGCCCTCATCCTGCTCTGGAAGAACCGGCTGATGCGCTGGCGCTGGGCCTCGTGGATCCTCGTCGCGACCATCCCCTTCCCGTTCATCGCCTCCGTGGGCGGCTGGATCGTCCGCGAGGTCGGACGCCAACCGTGGATCGTGTACGGCGAGTTGACCGTCGAGGACGCGCTCTCCCACGTAGGGAAGACCTCGCTGCTGCTGTCCTGCATCCTCTTCATCGCCATCTTCGTCGCCCTCGCGGTGACGAACTGGACGCTGATCACCAAGTTCGCGCTCCGCGGCCCCGACGCCACCCAGCTCGGCGTCAGCGAGCCGCTCCCGGACGACCTCCCCGAGGGCCCGGCGGGCAGCGCCGACGAGAAGCAGCCGGTACCCGCTCTCTGA